A genomic stretch from Serratia entomophila includes:
- a CDS encoding ASCH domain-containing protein gives MATAIPQKYEHTERWAFGDTEQQADEVVQLILNGTKTATCSNLDGEGVPLAGDVFLVVNGKGDPVCAVELTAVEMQTYDQVGEAHAYAEGEGDRSLAHWRKELQRFFEEYDLFSPDMTLVLMNFKVVDRF, from the coding sequence ATGGCGACGGCAATTCCGCAAAAATACGAACACACAGAGCGTTGGGCATTCGGCGACACCGAGCAACAGGCCGACGAGGTGGTGCAACTGATCCTCAACGGCACCAAGACCGCGACCTGCTCCAATCTGGACGGGGAAGGCGTTCCGCTGGCCGGCGACGTGTTCCTGGTGGTCAATGGCAAGGGCGATCCGGTGTGTGCGGTAGAGCTGACCGCCGTAGAGATGCAAACCTACGATCAGGTCGGTGAGGCGCATGCCTATGCCGAAGGCGAGGGTGACCGTTCGCTGGCGCACTGGCGTAAAGAGCTGCAGCGTTTCTTTGAAGAATACGATCTGTTCTCGCCGGATATGACGCTGGTGCTGATGAACTTTAAAGTCGTCGACAGGTTTTAA
- a CDS encoding DUF1480 family protein, with translation MSKTVVKIGSFEVDDAHLSASTERTSTLAIPCKSDPDLCMQLDGWDEHTSIPATLDGKQSLLYKQHYDRQADAWVMRLE, from the coding sequence ATGAGCAAAACCGTCGTAAAAATAGGCAGCTTTGAGGTCGATGACGCCCATCTGAGCGCCTCAACCGAACGGACCAGCACCCTGGCCATCCCGTGCAAGTCGGATCCCGATCTGTGCATGCAGTTGGACGGATGGGATGAACATACCAGCATTCCGGCCACGCTCGACGGCAAGCAGTCGCTGCTGTACAAGCAGCATTATGATCGCCAGGCGGACGCCTGGGTGATGCGGCTGGAATGA
- a CDS encoding Csu type fimbrial protein, producing MFRGLKAILLSLLLFTCQRALADCATTNGTITLPGSSSFVVYNGQISAQGTAGLNCTGLGLSLLSQNTVTVKIASTTHNMAMANTDGSGDQIAYLIYPDANYQYPYTVGQTIDYSSLNLLSLILISSNVNFPMYARTTAGANVRAGTYTDTVNLTWNYHICGLGVLGLCIWWDGVNKTSTVTVSVAITKDCLIGTAPNVNFGSMALVGQFNPVNQSITLTCTKTEGYVTYFTNGNNPVTGWRQMKSGTANFMQYQIYLPNSTTVWDSTNKQSGAGSGLAQSIPYKAAVNAAQTERAVGTYQDNLSFVVEY from the coding sequence ATGTTTCGGGGATTGAAAGCCATACTGCTGAGTTTGTTGCTGTTCACCTGCCAGCGCGCGCTGGCCGACTGCGCCACCACCAACGGCACCATTACCCTGCCCGGCAGCAGCTCCTTCGTGGTGTATAACGGCCAAATCAGCGCCCAGGGCACCGCGGGGCTTAACTGCACCGGTTTGGGGCTGTCGCTGCTGTCGCAAAATACCGTGACGGTGAAAATCGCCTCCACCACCCACAATATGGCGATGGCCAATACCGACGGCTCCGGCGATCAAATCGCTTATCTGATTTATCCGGACGCCAATTACCAATACCCCTACACCGTCGGGCAGACTATCGACTACAGCTCGCTGAATTTGCTGTCGCTGATCCTCATCTCCTCCAACGTCAACTTCCCGATGTACGCCAGAACCACCGCCGGCGCCAACGTGCGCGCCGGCACCTATACCGATACCGTCAACCTGACCTGGAATTACCATATCTGTGGGCTGGGCGTATTGGGGCTTTGCATCTGGTGGGACGGCGTCAACAAAACCAGCACGGTGACCGTTAGCGTGGCGATCACCAAAGATTGCCTGATCGGCACCGCGCCGAACGTCAACTTCGGCAGCATGGCCCTGGTGGGCCAGTTCAACCCGGTGAACCAGAGCATCACCCTGACCTGCACCAAAACCGAAGGCTACGTCACCTATTTTACCAACGGCAATAATCCGGTCACCGGCTGGCGGCAGATGAAAAGCGGCACCGCCAACTTTATGCAGTATCAAATCTACCTGCCCAACAGCACCACCGTCTGGGACAGCACCAACAAACAAAGCGGCGCGGGGAGCGGGCTGGCGCAGAGTATCCCGTATAAGGCCGCGGTGAACGCGGCGCAAACCGAAAGGGCCGTTGGCACCTATCAGGACAACCTCAGCTTTGTGGTTGAATATTAA
- a CDS encoding fimbria/pilus outer membrane usher protein gives MRQFRLKPLALVVLGIAAGVWLPFGHADDLPPPPSAITMPDATLYLEPVVNGRQTGKVVPVNYRGGHYYMTPQQLIDAGLPVADQQAKDVAVDLLNKVDVSYSGESQQLLINVPNDWLPQQRIGAQHPMQPLPAQSSLGMLFNYDVYANQSNANGRPGYLSAWSEQRLFDGFGVIANTGIFRSAFNGAAGDSGGGRYIRYDSQWHYNDDRRLLSLTAGDLTTGSLPWSSAVRIGGLQLSRNFAVRPDLITYPLPQFSGQAALPSSVDLYINSYKNSTTSINPGPFTLDSVPYINGAGQATVVTTDALGRQVSTTVPFYVASNLLQTGMSDFSVSAGALRRNYGIESADYGQWVASASGRYGVTDWLTMEGRAEGAAALAVGGLGADFRVGQLGVFNASYSYSQAGDNAFDGGPPIVRQNEYDPLTGRPLPSPDPQPVYRYASTHGDQSSFGYTYSNQRFSLNAQRVLRSAGFGDISVYKSDYRLSRRTDQLTGSVSLSRLGSIGAGYFDVRDAIGQRTRLVNFSYSLSLWGNTSLYASVNREIGSSGYSAQLQLSIPFDSWGTASLGAARDNRNRWSERVSYSRAAPTDGGLGWNLAYADGQDSGAYRQADLTWRARTLEARAGMYGTRDDYNRWGEISGSLVAMNGGLYATNTINDAFALVSTQGYPDIPVRYENQLIGVTNAQGYLLVPTVTSYYHARFQIDPLTLPADVALPTVEKTVAIRDHSGFLVEFPIQPISAADVELVDAQGQPLANGSQVAVIGGNQQSYVGWDGMAYIDPVQQHNRLSVIPADGGPACQAEFSLAKSQGIQRVGPIVCR, from the coding sequence ATGCGGCAATTCAGGCTGAAGCCGCTGGCGCTCGTCGTGCTGGGCATAGCGGCCGGCGTCTGGCTGCCGTTTGGCCATGCCGACGACCTGCCGCCGCCGCCCAGCGCCATCACCATGCCGGACGCCACGCTGTATCTGGAGCCGGTGGTGAACGGCCGCCAGACCGGGAAGGTGGTGCCGGTCAATTACCGCGGCGGCCATTATTACATGACGCCGCAACAGCTGATTGACGCCGGGCTGCCGGTCGCCGACCAACAGGCGAAGGACGTCGCGGTCGATCTGCTGAACAAGGTCGATGTCAGCTACAGCGGCGAAAGCCAGCAGCTGCTGATCAACGTGCCCAACGACTGGCTGCCGCAGCAAAGAATCGGCGCTCAACACCCGATGCAGCCGCTGCCGGCGCAAAGCAGCCTCGGCATGCTGTTCAACTACGACGTCTACGCCAACCAGAGCAACGCCAACGGGCGCCCCGGTTACCTGTCCGCCTGGAGCGAGCAGCGGTTGTTCGACGGCTTCGGCGTGATTGCCAATACCGGCATTTTCCGCAGCGCCTTCAACGGTGCCGCCGGCGACAGCGGCGGCGGCCGCTACATCCGCTACGACAGCCAGTGGCATTACAATGACGATCGGCGGCTGCTGAGCCTCACCGCCGGCGATCTCACCACCGGGTCGTTGCCGTGGAGCAGCGCGGTGCGCATCGGCGGCCTGCAGCTGTCGCGCAACTTCGCGGTGCGCCCGGACCTCATCACCTACCCGCTGCCGCAGTTTTCCGGCCAGGCCGCGTTACCGAGCAGCGTCGATCTGTATATCAACAGCTACAAAAACAGCACCACCAGCATCAATCCCGGGCCGTTCACCCTCGACAGCGTGCCCTACATCAACGGCGCCGGCCAGGCGACGGTGGTCACCACCGATGCGCTGGGCCGCCAGGTCAGCACCACAGTGCCGTTCTACGTCGCCAGCAACCTGCTGCAAACCGGTATGAGCGACTTCAGCGTTTCCGCCGGCGCGCTGCGGCGCAATTACGGCATTGAATCAGCAGACTACGGGCAATGGGTGGCCAGCGCCAGTGGCCGTTACGGCGTCACTGATTGGTTAACGATGGAAGGCCGAGCGGAAGGCGCGGCGGCGCTGGCGGTCGGCGGCCTGGGCGCGGATTTTCGCGTCGGTCAGTTGGGGGTATTCAACGCTTCTTACAGCTACAGCCAGGCGGGCGATAACGCCTTCGACGGCGGCCCGCCGATCGTGCGGCAGAATGAATATGATCCGCTGACCGGCAGGCCTCTGCCCTCGCCGGATCCGCAGCCGGTTTACCGCTATGCCAGCACGCACGGCGATCAAAGCAGCTTTGGCTACACCTACAGCAATCAGCGCTTCAGCCTCAACGCACAGCGTGTGCTGCGCAGCGCCGGCTTCGGCGATATCTCGGTGTATAAGAGCGACTATCGGCTGAGCCGCCGTACCGACCAGCTAACCGGCAGCGTCAGCCTCAGCCGCCTGGGCAGCATTGGTGCCGGCTATTTCGACGTGCGCGACGCCATCGGCCAGCGCACCCGGCTGGTGAATTTTTCCTATAGCCTGTCGCTGTGGGGCAATACCAGCCTGTACGCCTCGGTCAACCGCGAAATAGGCAGCAGCGGCTACAGCGCGCAGCTGCAACTCTCCATTCCGTTCGACAGCTGGGGCACCGCCAGCCTCGGCGCCGCCCGCGACAATCGCAACCGTTGGAGCGAGCGCGTCAGCTACAGCCGCGCCGCACCGACCGACGGCGGCCTGGGTTGGAACCTGGCCTATGCCGACGGCCAGGACAGCGGCGCTTATCGGCAGGCCGACCTGACCTGGCGCGCCCGCACGCTGGAAGCCCGGGCCGGCATGTACGGCACGCGCGACGACTACAACCGCTGGGGAGAAATCAGCGGTTCGCTGGTGGCGATGAACGGTGGTCTGTACGCCACCAACACCATTAACGATGCCTTTGCGCTGGTTTCCACCCAGGGCTACCCCGATATCCCGGTGCGCTACGAAAACCAGCTTATCGGCGTGACCAATGCCCAGGGCTACCTGCTGGTGCCGACGGTCACCTCTTATTACCACGCCAGGTTCCAGATCGATCCGCTGACCCTGCCCGCCGACGTCGCCCTGCCAACGGTGGAAAAAACCGTAGCGATCCGCGACCACAGCGGCTTCCTGGTTGAATTCCCGATCCAGCCTATCTCCGCCGCAGACGTCGAATTGGTGGACGCGCAGGGCCAACCGCTGGCCAACGGCAGCCAGGTGGCGGTGATCGGCGGCAATCAGCAAAGCTATGTCGGCTGGGACGGCATGGCCTATATCGATCCGGTGCAACAGCATAACCGGTTAAGCGTGATCCCCGCCGACGGCGGCCCGGCCTGCCAGGCGGAATTCAGCCTGGCGAAAAGCCAGGGTATTCAGCGCGTCGGCCCGATCGTCTGCCGGTAA
- a CDS encoding fimbrial biogenesis chaperone codes for MRNSFRLPLTAALLLAGSSQALAAASILIWPIDPVIEDQQQATALWLENRDSKPVYMQIRVLGWQQTAGKDDYRNQSEVIASPPVASIAPGKRQLIRLIKQSAPAAGQERAYRVLIDEVPIKDQSSGATPDGAQMGLKFQMRYSVPLFVSGKGIWTKQDSEKPRDYASASQPQLSYRLLQQSSQRWLEVRNQGAVHARISKVTLQGKTLNPGLMGYVLPGSQMRFALPPAGNFSGGALQATVNDNKQPVTLSSH; via the coding sequence ATGCGCAATTCCTTCCGTCTGCCGCTGACCGCGGCGCTGCTGCTGGCAGGTTCGTCGCAGGCGCTGGCCGCCGCGTCCATTCTGATCTGGCCCATTGATCCGGTCATTGAGGATCAACAACAGGCTACCGCGCTGTGGCTGGAAAATCGCGACAGCAAGCCGGTCTATATGCAAATCCGCGTGCTTGGCTGGCAACAAACCGCCGGCAAAGACGATTATCGCAACCAGAGCGAGGTGATCGCCAGCCCGCCGGTAGCCTCGATCGCTCCGGGCAAGCGCCAGCTTATCCGTTTGATCAAACAGTCTGCGCCCGCTGCCGGCCAGGAACGCGCCTATCGCGTGCTGATCGATGAAGTGCCGATCAAGGATCAGTCAAGCGGCGCTACGCCCGACGGCGCGCAGATGGGGCTGAAGTTCCAGATGCGCTACTCGGTGCCGCTGTTTGTCAGCGGCAAAGGCATTTGGACCAAACAGGACAGCGAAAAACCGCGCGACTACGCCAGCGCCAGCCAACCGCAGCTTAGCTACCGCTTGCTGCAGCAAAGCAGCCAGCGTTGGCTGGAGGTGCGCAACCAGGGTGCGGTGCATGCGCGCATTTCCAAAGTCACGCTGCAGGGCAAGACCCTGAATCCCGGGCTAATGGGCTACGTGCTGCCCGGATCGCAGATGCGTTTCGCCCTGCCGCCCGCCGGCAACTTTAGCGGCGGCGCGCTGCAGGCGACGGTCAATGACAACAAACAGCCCGTAACCCTTTCGTCCCACTGA
- a CDS encoding Csu type fimbrial protein, with the protein MRVSIYGLAFCLPLSAALADTGVNDLSKSQPFTVNASVVKGCVLGSGVSDVTTFGSLNFGQISSLSSNVSIVSSVGAGSVQLRCNPGLSVTLALGIGNHITGSIAAGRKLQNATTAETLLYQLYQDSNYSTLWGDGGNGGTAQTLSATGSTQEIKVYARLFSTSILPTSGVYSDTVLLTVTY; encoded by the coding sequence ATGCGCGTTTCAATTTACGGGTTGGCATTCTGTCTGCCGCTGTCCGCGGCCCTGGCTGACACCGGCGTCAACGATCTGAGCAAGAGCCAGCCGTTTACCGTCAACGCATCCGTGGTGAAAGGCTGCGTGCTGGGCAGCGGCGTCAGCGACGTCACCACCTTCGGCAGCCTGAACTTCGGCCAAATATCCTCTCTGAGCAGCAACGTCAGCATCGTTTCCAGCGTCGGCGCCGGTTCGGTGCAGCTGCGCTGCAACCCCGGGTTGAGCGTCACGCTGGCGCTGGGCATCGGCAACCATATCACCGGCTCCATTGCCGCCGGGCGCAAATTGCAGAACGCCACCACGGCCGAAACCCTGCTTTACCAGCTCTATCAGGACAGCAACTACTCCACCCTGTGGGGCGATGGCGGCAACGGCGGAACGGCGCAGACCCTTTCCGCCACCGGCAGCACCCAGGAAATCAAGGTTTACGCCCGTCTGTTTTCGACCAGTATCCTGCCCACCAGTGGCGTATACAGCGATACGGTCTTACTGACGGTAACTTATTAA
- a CDS encoding Csu type fimbrial protein, producing the protein MADSKTATIGVSATLVSACEAGSSSGGSISFGSLNFGTLYFLSTAVSVAGQQNAGAIRVKCNNGTSYSVLLDGGQSGNTAARYLQSGAGQRVYYNLYTSAAHSTVWDNLTGVAQTANGADNWLPVYGMIPVQTTPAVGSYTDTVQVTINW; encoded by the coding sequence ATGGCTGACAGCAAAACCGCCACTATTGGCGTCAGCGCTACCCTGGTGAGCGCCTGCGAGGCCGGAAGTTCGTCGGGCGGCAGCATCAGTTTCGGCTCGCTGAACTTCGGCACGCTGTACTTTCTCAGCACCGCCGTCAGCGTCGCCGGGCAGCAAAACGCCGGCGCCATTCGGGTTAAGTGCAACAACGGCACCAGCTATAGCGTTTTGCTTGACGGCGGACAAAGCGGCAATACCGCTGCCCGCTACCTGCAGAGCGGCGCCGGGCAGCGGGTGTATTACAACCTGTACACCAGCGCCGCCCACAGCACCGTCTGGGACAATTTGACCGGGGTAGCGCAAACCGCCAACGGCGCGGATAACTGGCTGCCGGTGTATGGCATGATCCCGGTTCAAACCACTCCCGCCGTCGGCAGCTACACCGATACGGTACAGGTTACGATCAATTGGTAA
- a CDS encoding Csu type fimbrial protein has product MKKTLMALTSVATLLCANGAANAAGTIQGNLGVTLTIGAGCVVGGGNSSGSVNDFGSISFGTYSSLANIIDASATGSGGAGTLSLTCTTGTNYTVALNNGLHVTTGNQRRMASSAGAFINYNLYQDSARSTAWGSGAAALSGTGTGAAVPLIVYGRVPAAGATPAADTYDDTVTMTVTW; this is encoded by the coding sequence ATGAAAAAAACTCTGATGGCATTGACCTCGGTGGCCACCCTGCTGTGCGCCAACGGCGCGGCCAATGCAGCGGGCACCATTCAGGGCAATCTGGGGGTGACCTTAACCATCGGCGCCGGTTGCGTGGTGGGCGGCGGAAACAGCAGCGGCTCCGTCAACGACTTCGGCTCCATTAGCTTCGGCACCTATTCTTCGCTGGCCAACATTATCGACGCCAGCGCCACCGGTTCGGGCGGCGCCGGCACGCTGTCGCTCACCTGCACTACCGGCACCAACTATACGGTGGCGCTGAACAATGGCCTGCACGTCACCACCGGCAACCAACGCCGCATGGCCAGCAGCGCCGGCGCCTTCATCAATTACAACCTGTATCAGGACTCCGCGCGTTCAACCGCCTGGGGCTCCGGCGCCGCGGCGCTGAGCGGCACCGGCACCGGGGCGGCGGTGCCGCTGATCGTCTATGGCCGCGTACCGGCCGCCGGAGCCACGCCTGCCGCGGACACCTATGACGATACCGTCACCATGACGGTCACCTGGTAA
- the rsmF gene encoding 16S rRNA (cytosine(1407)-C(5))-methyltransferase RsmF gives MAKSASVFLPPAFLDATRAIMPAALSMDDFIAACQRPLRRSLRVNTLKIAVADFLTLVQGYDWRLEPIPWCAEGFWIEREDEELRLGSAAEHLSGLFYIQEASSMLPVSALFAGRETPKRVLDVAAAPGSKTTQIAALMNNQGGIVANEYSASRVKVLHANISRCGVKNAALTHFDGRVFGAALPESFDAILLDAPCSGEGVVRKDPDAMSNWSPESVAAIADTQRELIDSAFHALAPGGVMVYSTCTLNAQENQQVVAWLLATYGDAVSVEPLGELFPGARQALTAEGFLHVFPQIYDSEGFFVARLRKNHSVAPLAKPNYKLGKFPFSPLSGKDSAEVASAAAASGLAWDDAGRLWARDKEIWLFPAELEPLTAKVRFSRIGLKLAERFPKGFRWQHEAVIALASAESQRCFELDAALAQEWYHGRDLYPEHPPEGDECIVTYQQQPLGIAKRIGSRIKNNLPRELVRDGALDFHL, from the coding sequence GTGGCCAAATCCGCCTCCGTTTTTCTGCCCCCCGCTTTCCTCGACGCGACCCGCGCCATCATGCCCGCCGCATTGTCGATGGACGATTTTATCGCCGCCTGCCAGCGCCCGCTGCGCCGCAGCCTGCGGGTTAATACTCTGAAGATCGCCGTCGCCGATTTTTTGACGCTGGTGCAGGGCTACGACTGGCGGCTGGAGCCGATCCCCTGGTGTGCCGAGGGCTTCTGGATCGAACGCGAAGATGAAGAACTGCGGTTGGGCAGCGCTGCCGAACACCTGAGCGGCCTGTTTTATATTCAGGAAGCCAGCTCCATGCTGCCGGTCAGCGCGCTGTTCGCCGGCCGCGAGACACCGAAGCGGGTACTGGACGTTGCGGCGGCGCCGGGTTCCAAAACCACCCAGATCGCCGCGCTGATGAACAACCAGGGCGGCATCGTCGCCAACGAATACTCCGCCAGCCGGGTGAAGGTGCTGCACGCCAACATCAGCCGCTGCGGCGTGAAAAACGCCGCGCTGACCCATTTTGACGGCCGGGTGTTCGGCGCGGCGCTGCCGGAAAGCTTTGACGCCATTTTGCTGGATGCCCCCTGCTCCGGCGAAGGTGTGGTGCGCAAGGATCCGGACGCCATGAGCAACTGGTCGCCGGAAAGCGTCGCCGCCATTGCCGATACCCAGCGCGAGCTGATCGACAGCGCTTTCCACGCTCTGGCGCCGGGCGGCGTGATGGTCTATTCCACCTGCACGCTTAATGCGCAGGAAAACCAGCAGGTGGTGGCATGGCTGCTGGCGACCTATGGCGATGCGGTGAGCGTAGAACCGCTGGGCGAACTGTTCCCCGGCGCGCGCCAGGCGCTGACCGCAGAAGGCTTCCTGCACGTCTTCCCGCAGATCTACGACAGCGAAGGCTTTTTCGTGGCGCGGTTGCGCAAGAACCACAGCGTCGCGCCGTTGGCGAAACCGAACTACAAGCTGGGTAAATTCCCGTTCAGCCCGCTGTCCGGCAAAGACTCCGCCGAGGTCGCCTCGGCCGCGGCGGCATCGGGCTTGGCCTGGGACGACGCCGGCCGGCTGTGGGCGCGCGACAAAGAAATCTGGCTGTTCCCGGCGGAGCTGGAACCGCTGACGGCCAAAGTGCGTTTTTCACGCATCGGCCTGAAGCTGGCTGAGCGTTTCCCCAAAGGCTTCCGCTGGCAGCATGAGGCGGTGATTGCGCTGGCGAGCGCCGAAAGCCAACGGTGCTTTGAACTGGACGCCGCGCTGGCGCAGGAGTGGTACCACGGCCGCGATCTGTACCCGGAACACCCGCCGGAAGGAGACGAGTGCATCGTCACCTATCAGCAACAGCCGCTGGGTATCGCCAAACGCATCGGCAGCCGGATAAAAAACAATTTGCCGCGTGAGTTGGTACGCGACGGCGCATTGGATTTTCATCTGTAA
- a CDS encoding PqiB family protein — protein MQQETPTTPTEARVKNKRRISPFWLLPFIALLIAGWLVYNNVQERGATVTIDFQSAAGIVAGRTPVRYQGVDVGTVQKISLSKDLRSIVVEASIKSDLEDSLRDGTQFWLVTPKASLAGVSGLDALVGGNYIGMMPGSGKAQTHFTALDTQPKYRLNTGELMIHLHASDLGSLNTGSLVYYRKIPVGKVYDYTIAEDNKGVTIDVLIDRRFANLVKGSSRFWNVSGFKGDFSLSGASVQMESLAALVNGAIAFDSPPDGQQAKADQSYTLYPDLAHSQRGVNIQLDLPSGNNLSENRTPLMYQGLQVGTLTKLTLQQDSKVTGELTIDPSVVDLMRSGTRIVMRSPRISLSDAKLSQLLTGTTLELVPGDGEPQQHFNVLDSNETLLQQPGVLTVTLNAPQSYGIDVGQPLIVHGVKVGQIMSRTLTGSGVVFTAAVDAQYRSLLHKDSKFVVNSRVDVKLGLDGMEVLGASAQEWIDGGVRIIPGSKGEPGGQYPLYANAEKAEAGIVGNNPAPTLTLSAVSLPDVQAGSVVLYRKFQVGEIVNVRPKANEFEVDVYISPEYRKLLTRESIFWAEGGAKVQLNGNGLTVQASPLNRALKGAISFDNLQGVTLNKGANRVLYASETAARAVGSQIILKTYDASKLSAGMPLRYLGIDVGQVESLQLAPERNEVLAKAVLYPEYVQNFARFGSRFSIVSPEISAAGVSNLDTLLQPYINVEPGRGRELRTFELQQASITDSRYLDGLSVILDAAETGSLQIGTPVLFRGVEVGTITGFYLGAMSDRVHVALRISKKYQYLVRNNSVFWLASGYNLQFGLTGGVIKSGTFQQFIRGGIAFATPPTIPVAPQAVPNKHFLLNPEEPKDWRTWGTAIPRN, from the coding sequence ATGCAACAGGAAACGCCGACTACACCGACTGAAGCGCGGGTCAAAAACAAGCGCCGCATTTCACCATTTTGGTTACTGCCGTTTATCGCCCTGCTGATCGCCGGGTGGCTGGTCTATAACAATGTCCAGGAGCGCGGCGCCACCGTCACCATCGACTTCCAGTCGGCGGCGGGCATCGTCGCCGGCCGCACCCCGGTGCGTTACCAGGGGGTGGACGTCGGCACGGTGCAGAAGATCAGCCTGAGCAAGGATTTGCGCAGCATCGTGGTGGAAGCCAGCATCAAGAGCGATCTGGAAGATTCGCTGCGCGACGGCACCCAGTTTTGGCTGGTGACCCCCAAGGCTTCACTGGCCGGGGTGTCCGGGCTGGATGCGCTGGTCGGCGGCAACTACATCGGCATGATGCCCGGCAGCGGCAAAGCGCAGACCCACTTTACCGCGCTCGATACCCAACCGAAATATCGGCTGAACACCGGCGAGCTGATGATCCACCTGCACGCCAGCGATCTGGGCTCGCTCAATACCGGTTCGCTGGTGTACTACCGCAAAATCCCGGTCGGCAAGGTGTATGATTACACCATCGCCGAAGACAACAAGGGCGTGACCATCGACGTACTGATCGATCGCCGCTTCGCCAACCTGGTGAAGGGCAGCAGCCGTTTCTGGAACGTGTCCGGCTTTAAGGGCGACTTCAGCCTGTCCGGCGCGTCGGTGCAGATGGAAAGCCTGGCGGCGCTGGTCAACGGCGCCATCGCCTTCGACTCCCCGCCCGACGGCCAACAGGCCAAGGCCGATCAAAGCTACACCCTGTATCCCGATCTGGCCCACAGCCAGCGCGGCGTCAACATTCAGCTGGATCTGCCGAGCGGCAACAACCTGAGCGAAAACCGCACGCCGCTGATGTATCAGGGGCTGCAGGTGGGCACGCTGACCAAGCTGACGCTGCAGCAGGACAGCAAGGTCACCGGTGAACTGACCATAGATCCGTCGGTGGTGGATCTGATGCGCAGCGGCACCCGCATCGTGATGCGCAGCCCACGCATCAGCCTCAGCGACGCCAAGCTCAGCCAACTGCTGACCGGCACCACTCTGGAACTGGTGCCGGGCGACGGCGAGCCGCAGCAGCATTTCAACGTGCTGGACAGCAACGAGACCTTGCTGCAGCAGCCGGGCGTGCTGACCGTGACGCTGAATGCGCCGCAGAGCTACGGCATCGACGTCGGCCAGCCGCTGATCGTGCACGGCGTCAAGGTCGGCCAAATCATGAGCCGCACCCTGACCGGCAGCGGCGTGGTGTTCACCGCCGCGGTAGACGCCCAGTATCGCAGCCTGCTGCACAAGGACAGCAAGTTCGTGGTCAACAGCCGCGTCGACGTCAAGCTGGGGCTGGACGGTATGGAAGTGCTCGGCGCCAGCGCACAGGAGTGGATCGACGGCGGCGTGCGCATTATTCCCGGCAGCAAAGGTGAACCGGGCGGCCAGTACCCGCTGTACGCCAACGCCGAGAAAGCCGAGGCCGGCATCGTCGGCAACAACCCTGCTCCAACCCTGACGCTGAGCGCCGTCAGCCTGCCGGATGTGCAGGCCGGCTCCGTGGTGCTGTACCGCAAGTTCCAGGTGGGCGAAATCGTCAACGTGCGCCCGAAGGCCAATGAATTCGAAGTGGACGTCTACATCAGCCCGGAATATCGCAAACTGCTGACCCGCGAAAGCATCTTCTGGGCCGAGGGCGGCGCCAAAGTGCAGCTGAACGGCAACGGACTGACGGTGCAGGCTTCGCCGCTTAACCGCGCGCTGAAAGGCGCCATCAGCTTCGATAACCTGCAGGGCGTAACCCTGAACAAGGGCGCAAACCGGGTGCTGTACGCCAGCGAAACCGCCGCACGCGCGGTGGGCAGCCAGATTATCCTGAAAACCTACGACGCCAGCAAGCTGTCGGCGGGCATGCCGTTGCGCTATCTCGGCATCGACGTCGGCCAGGTGGAATCGCTGCAGCTGGCGCCGGAACGCAACGAAGTGCTGGCCAAAGCGGTGCTCTATCCGGAATACGTGCAGAACTTCGCGCGTTTCGGCAGCCGCTTCTCGATCGTTTCGCCGGAAATCTCCGCCGCCGGCGTCAGCAACCTCGATACCCTGCTGCAGCCTTATATCAACGTGGAACCGGGCCGCGGCCGCGAACTGCGCACCTTCGAGCTGCAGCAGGCCAGCATCACCGACTCGCGCTATCTCGACGGCCTGAGCGTGATCCTCGACGCCGCTGAGACCGGCTCGCTGCAGATAGGCACGCCGGTGCTGTTCCGCGGCGTGGAGGTTGGCACCATTACCGGATTCTACCTGGGCGCCATGTCCGACCGGGTGCACGTCGCGCTGCGCATCAGCAAGAAATACCAATATCTGGTGCGCAACAACAGCGTGTTCTGGCTGGCCTCGGGTTATAACCTGCAGTTCGGCCTGACCGGCGGCGTGATCAAGAGCGGCACCTTCCAACAGTTTATTCGCGGCGGCATCGCCTTCGCTACGCCGCCGACCATTCCGGTGGCGCCGCAGGCGGTACCGAACAAGCACTTCCTGCTGAATCCGGAAGAGCCGAAAGACTGGAGAACCTGGGGCACCGCCATTCCGCGCAATTAA